From Thalassovita sp.:
GAGATGGAGGTGTTGAAGCTGCTGTCGATCACCGATCTGGCCACGTTTGAGCCGCTGATCAAGGACTATCAGCGGCTGAACCCAACGGTGACGGTGGACTACACCCAAGTGTCATCGCGTGAACTGTACAAGGCCGTGACCGCGCAGGAAGAACCCTTTGATCTGGCGATTTCCTTTGCGATGGATCTGCAGATGAAACTGGCCAATGACGGGCTGAGCCAGCCCTATCAATCCCGCATCAGCCGCGCCGCACCAGCCTGGTCGCGCTGGCGGCATGAGGTTTTTGGTTTCACCGCAGAACCCATCGTCGCCGTCATCTCAGAAAGCGGTTTTGACGGCCTCGCCCTGCCGCAGACCCGGCAGGAGCTGATTGCGCTTATGCGGGAAAACCCCGACCGTTTCAGCGGCAAGGTGGGCACCTATGACATTCGCACCGTCGGCACTGGTTATCTGCTGGGCACGCAGGACGCCAACAGCTCCGAAGCGTACTGGCGGCTGGCCGAGGTCATGGGATCGCTGGATCCGCAGCTATATTGTTGTTCCAGTCAGATGATCGATGACATCCGCGATGGGGACTTGCTGCTGGCCTATAATGTGCTGGAAAGCTACGCGCGGTCGCGCCTGCAGGAAGAGGATGACGCCCAGATCCTCAGGATGCAGGATTTCACCCATGTGGCGCTGCGCTCTGCGCTGATCCCGGTCAATGCCGAAAACCCCGATCTGGGTGGCAGCTTCATTGACTATCTGCTGGGCCCCAATGGTCAGGCGATGCTGGAGCGTGAGACGGATTTTCCACCGCTCAGCAGCTATGATGCAGCCTCCAGCGGGCCGCTGCGCCCGATCCGCTTTGGCGTCACGCTGCTGGCCAATCTGGACCGGCTGATGCGAGACCGGTTCATCGGCGCCTGGGAAGGGGCGCTGCGGTTAAAGTGACCGGCTAAATGCACCAATCGACGCCTGGGTGATTGGCATCATAGGGCGATGTGCCGAAGGTCAAAAATGGGATTTTCTATCAGAAGCGGCCAAACAACGTCGCCATAAAAGCAAACACTTACCGTAGAGCGCATCGAGAGGGTCATACGCTGCCACCGCCCCTAAAGAGCGGTGGCAAACTTTTCATGGTCAGAGTTGCAATTTAAGCTGGTCAAATTGCAAACTGATGTGAGCTTTCACAAGGACACGCTCACACGTCGCCTCACCCACACTTGGAGTGACCGCAGCTCATGCAGGTCATACAGCCTTCGACCATTTGCAGATCAAACTGACCGCAGCTGGGGCAGGCTTTGCCACGGGGCGCTTCGCCTACG
This genomic window contains:
- a CDS encoding ABC transporter substrate-binding protein gives rise to the protein MRKLVFSKLPLTLLLLVLWLPALPARAFEVEDHVRFESALEMEVLKLLSITDLATFEPLIKDYQRLNPTVTVDYTQVSSRELYKAVTAQEEPFDLAISFAMDLQMKLANDGLSQPYQSRISRAAPAWSRWRHEVFGFTAEPIVAVISESGFDGLALPQTRQELIALMRENPDRFSGKVGTYDIRTVGTGYLLGTQDANSSEAYWRLAEVMGSLDPQLYCCSSQMIDDIRDGDLLLAYNVLESYARSRLQEEDDAQILRMQDFTHVALRSALIPVNAENPDLGGSFIDYLLGPNGQAMLERETDFPPLSSYDAASSGPLRPIRFGVTLLANLDRLMRDRFIGAWEGALRLK